One Thermodesulfobacteriota bacterium DNA window includes the following coding sequences:
- the holB gene encoding DNA polymerase III subunit delta': MFEGITGHDFQKNILRRAARENLVSHSYLFTGPDGVGKKLAAIEFAKLLNCVGDARVSDERCECASCRKIEKGIHPDVILIEFAGVKNIKVEQVRDEIEERLYLRPFEGRYKVVIVDEAERMNQSAQNAFLKTLEEPPPGSVIILVSSRPGSLLPTLRSRCQTIEFNALPEDLVAGVLKERSNMSSEQALLTSKLSGGSIGKALGFDSDLMEWRKELITRLGNIRKNSASDISSLSEHISSGSSQEEADGLELGFTFILLWLRDLALARIGSDCLTNTDFGESIKSMSGKWDVEHLLEMERSVETAWYDIVRANANAKLVLDNLFLKLAVDAGND; the protein is encoded by the coding sequence ATGTTCGAAGGAATAACAGGTCACGATTTTCAAAAAAATATTCTCCGCCGCGCAGCGCGCGAAAATCTGGTGTCGCATTCGTATCTCTTCACGGGCCCTGACGGCGTGGGGAAGAAGCTGGCGGCGATCGAGTTTGCCAAGCTCCTTAACTGTGTCGGGGACGCGCGTGTATCGGATGAAAGGTGCGAATGTGCCTCGTGCAGGAAAATAGAGAAAGGGATTCACCCGGACGTAATTCTCATCGAGTTCGCCGGCGTTAAAAACATCAAAGTCGAGCAGGTCCGCGACGAGATCGAGGAGAGGCTTTACCTGAGACCGTTCGAAGGCAGGTATAAAGTCGTGATCGTCGATGAAGCGGAAAGGATGAATCAGAGCGCTCAGAACGCGTTTCTGAAGACCCTCGAGGAACCGCCGCCCGGCTCGGTGATTATTCTCGTATCTTCGCGTCCCGGTTCCCTTCTCCCCACGCTCAGGTCGAGGTGCCAGACGATTGAATTCAATGCTTTGCCCGAAGATCTCGTCGCCGGGGTTCTGAAAGAGCGGAGCAATATGTCTTCGGAACAGGCGCTCCTCACCTCGAAGCTCTCGGGCGGGAGCATAGGAAAGGCGTTGGGGTTTGACAGTGACCTGATGGAGTGGAGAAAAGAATTGATAACCAGGCTCGGAAACATAAGGAAGAATTCAGCCTCCGATATATCGAGCCTCTCCGAGCATATTTCTTCGGGGTCGTCTCAGGAGGAAGCGGACGGGCTAGAGCTCGGTTTCACGTTTATATTACTCTGGCTCCGCGACCTCGCCCTTGCCAGGATAGGCTCCGACTGTCTGACTAATACGGACTTCGGGGAATCTATAAAAAGCATGTCCGGGAAATGGGATGTGGAACATTTACTCGAAATGGAGAGGAGCGTCGAGACGGCTTGGTATGATATAGTCCGGGCGAATGCGAATGCGAAGCTCGTTCTGGACAACCTTTTCTTGAAATTAGCTGTCGATGCGGGCAACGACTGA
- the metG gene encoding methionine--tRNA ligase: MSKAFYVTTPIYYVNDVPHIGHAYTTIAADAIARFRRLKGDRVFFLTGTDEHGQKIERTAEAHGEKPIELADRVVKRFQNLSQALNITNDDFIRTTEKRHERAVVEIFRRIKDAGDIYLDEYEGWYDVRNEAYITDTQYEEIMELPEEKRPIIERVKEESYFFRLSRYQERLLEHYRKFPEFVQPGYRLNEVVRFVEGGLKDLSISRTTFNWGIPVPGNPRHVIYVWFDALTNYITAAGFPDDPERFAGIWPANIHLVGKDILRFHAVFWPAFLMSANIPLPKTVFAHGWWTVEGEKMSKSLGNVVDPYQMAEEFGADVFRYFLLREIPFGQDGDFSKNAIITRVNGDLANGLGNLVSRTLGMLERYRGGKIPAPGPLGGSENSIERATSSLLGQVEDAMNEIAFHKALGAIWDFIALVNKYVDEEAPWSLAKEKKEDRLDTVLFTISRSIGVVSILIHPFMPASSEEIWRRLGSGEPFSSLRLADAGRADLIKPGQTVVKGSSLFPRYEEKF; encoded by the coding sequence ATGTCTAAAGCTTTTTACGTCACAACACCGATTTATTACGTAAACGACGTGCCTCACATAGGGCACGCCTATACTACGATAGCCGCCGACGCGATTGCGAGGTTCAGGAGACTCAAGGGAGACAGGGTCTTTTTCCTTACGGGCACGGACGAGCACGGACAGAAGATCGAGAGGACTGCCGAGGCCCACGGTGAAAAACCGATAGAGCTCGCGGACCGCGTCGTCAAGCGGTTCCAGAACCTTTCACAGGCCCTCAATATAACGAACGACGACTTCATCAGAACGACCGAGAAACGCCACGAGAGGGCCGTAGTGGAAATTTTCAGGAGGATCAAGGACGCGGGCGATATTTACCTCGATGAGTATGAAGGCTGGTACGACGTGAGGAACGAGGCGTACATAACCGATACACAGTATGAAGAGATAATGGAGCTCCCCGAAGAGAAGAGGCCCATAATCGAGAGGGTCAAGGAAGAGAGTTATTTTTTCAGGCTTTCCCGGTATCAGGAAAGGCTTCTCGAGCACTACAGAAAATTCCCGGAATTCGTTCAGCCGGGATACAGACTGAACGAGGTCGTTCGTTTCGTGGAGGGAGGGCTTAAAGACCTCAGTATAAGCCGCACTACGTTCAACTGGGGAATCCCCGTGCCCGGTAACCCGAGGCACGTCATATACGTATGGTTCGACGCACTGACAAACTATATCACTGCAGCCGGTTTCCCCGACGACCCCGAAAGGTTCGCAGGCATATGGCCGGCCAACATACACCTTGTCGGTAAGGACATTCTCCGCTTCCACGCTGTTTTCTGGCCGGCGTTCCTCATGTCGGCGAACATACCCCTGCCCAAAACCGTATTCGCCCACGGCTGGTGGACGGTCGAGGGGGAGAAGATGTCAAAGTCCCTCGGCAACGTCGTCGATCCCTATCAGATGGCGGAAGAGTTCGGTGCGGACGTCTTCAGATATTTTCTTCTCAGGGAAATACCCTTCGGGCAGGACGGGGACTTTTCCAAAAACGCGATCATAACCAGGGTGAACGGCGACCTAGCGAACGGGCTCGGAAACCTGGTCAGCCGTACTCTCGGAATGCTCGAGAGATACAGGGGAGGGAAGATACCTGCGCCCGGCCCACTCGGCGGGAGCGAGAATTCTATAGAGCGTGCGACGTCATCTCTTTTAGGACAGGTCGAGGACGCGATGAACGAAATAGCGTTTCATAAGGCGCTCGGCGCGATTTGGGATTTCATAGCGCTCGTCAATAAATACGTCGACGAAGAGGCCCCGTGGTCGCTCGCTAAAGAGAAGAAAGAAGATAGGCTCGATACCGTGCTCTTTACGATATCACGCTCGATCGGAGTTGTCTCCATACTGATTCACCCTTTTATGCCTGCGTCTTCGGAGGAGATATGGAGGAGGCTCGGCTCAGGGGAGCCCTTCTCCTCTCTCAGGCTCGCCGACGCCGGGCGCGCGGATCTCATCAAACCCGGTCAGACCGTGGTCAAGGGGAGCAGCCTCTTCCCCAGGTACGAAGAAAAATTCTGA
- a CDS encoding prepilin-type N-terminal cleavage/methylation domain-containing protein: MTTLSNEKGFTFTELMIAVTIMALGFLAMAQMQFLSLRQKQLAEEGTYAANIIQFIADRDMEEVKRAHILNSIAFVEAQAGRLNPGSDSEPHLQYCKTSNSNRICDTCPCNPLAEVTPDPDQALETTCAVIDVHDFDPKKVSFKSNAAQCSGGAGDSLIVVKRVASDTDASADPPETILSVTYGIKTKGQFAETGLSGLNKRDALAVQNMVFSAHEEDWSQFIPAWTEIIVPHVP, encoded by the coding sequence ATGACTACACTTTCGAACGAGAAGGGGTTTACGTTTACCGAGTTAATGATCGCGGTGACCATCATGGCCCTGGGGTTCCTTGCGATGGCTCAGATGCAGTTCCTCTCTCTAAGGCAGAAACAGCTGGCTGAGGAGGGAACGTACGCAGCGAATATTATACAGTTCATAGCCGACAGGGATATGGAAGAGGTGAAGAGGGCGCACATTCTAAATTCGATTGCATTCGTCGAGGCGCAGGCCGGGAGGCTCAATCCTGGCAGCGATTCGGAGCCGCACCTCCAGTACTGCAAGACGAGCAACTCAAACAGGATATGCGACACATGTCCCTGCAATCCGCTGGCCGAAGTAACCCCGGATCCGGACCAGGCCCTCGAGACGACGTGTGCTGTTATCGACGTGCACGACTTTGATCCTAAAAAGGTCTCATTCAAGAGCAACGCTGCGCAGTGTTCGGGGGGAGCAGGTGATTCACTGATCGTGGTCAAGCGGGTGGCTTCGGATACGGATGCGTCGGCCGACCCTCCTGAGACTATTTTGAGCGTGACTTACGGCATCAAGACAAAGGGCCAGTTTGCGGAAACCGGATTAAGCGGCTTAAACAAAAGAGACGCACTCGCCGTGCAGAACATGGTTTTCAGCGCACACGAGGAAGACTGGAGTCAGTTTATTCCCGCCTGGACTGAAATAATTGTTCCGCATGTGCCTTGA
- the tmk gene encoding dTMP kinase, translating to MLITFEGIEGSGKSTQANLLSEYLSGKGYNVTVTREPGWGQLGNLIRTIILEERDLVLSPMAELFLFCADRAQHVKDFIEPRLKNGEIVICDRFYDSTIVYQGYGRKLDMRLVNKAAKASALDVTPEITFLLNLPVREGLTRLKERGSITKMDEEPIEFHEMIRQGYMLIARREPERIKSINAARDIPAVHEEIRTLVMERLSS from the coding sequence ATGCTTATTACATTCGAAGGTATAGAAGGCAGCGGCAAATCCACACAAGCTAATCTCCTCAGCGAGTATCTGTCCGGCAAGGGGTACAATGTCACGGTGACGAGGGAGCCCGGCTGGGGGCAGCTGGGAAACCTCATACGGACGATCATACTGGAAGAGAGGGACCTCGTGCTCTCTCCCATGGCCGAGCTTTTTCTTTTTTGCGCCGACAGGGCTCAGCACGTAAAAGACTTTATAGAACCCAGGCTGAAAAACGGCGAGATCGTGATCTGCGACAGGTTTTACGATTCCACAATCGTGTATCAGGGCTACGGGAGGAAGCTCGACATGAGGCTCGTCAACAAGGCCGCGAAAGCCTCGGCGCTTGACGTCACACCGGAGATCACGTTCCTCCTCAACCTGCCGGTAAGGGAGGGGTTGACGAGGCTCAAGGAGAGGGGGTCTATCACAAAGATGGACGAGGAGCCGATCGAGTTCCACGAGATGATAAGGCAGGGATATATGCTCATCGCGAGGAGGGAGCCGGAAAGGATCAAGAGTATAAACGCGGCGAGAGATATACCGGCAGTGCACGAGGAGATAAGGACTCTCGTGATGGAGCGTCTTTCGTCGTAG
- a CDS encoding prepilin-type N-terminal cleavage/methylation domain-containing protein — translation MERTPRLTGSKGFTMIELMISVSILAIIITGMTIALQQQQRQFKMTKEAVDMDQTGRATLDYLATEIRNAGSRQGKTFAVQFVNGGSEGNNPCTVDTDKDGSANSPPDCITLYTWDITRGQDGTDLPSVPGLIEVVQNDPLQLRLPSQWFDEDTNNLIGEIAANPEILLGLRSRTALCNPDSTVNCNLEPEKCTECSVILRASVDGSTKTATIDSLEDIKVHNLPVSTFGGFSDFINGTAVNGVDYGFLPTFSSQTSEMTIVTSKTLMVDLADNELLLQRNGGQVLPIAGGVNAPGIVDFQLVFNLQDSNGGITKVGVPLAANNGKYPDFTATALNGREQDIRSVEIYIVVKSKIKPQKMQGGEYTQTIPAIADVLQRTVASPSATTNEPEEGYTYRILSTTVYMRNHSREEFG, via the coding sequence ATGGAAAGAACGCCACGGTTAACGGGTAGTAAGGGTTTCACGATGATCGAGCTAATGATCTCTGTATCGATTCTTGCAATCATCATCACGGGCATGACGATCGCTCTCCAGCAGCAGCAGAGGCAGTTCAAGATGACGAAGGAAGCGGTCGACATGGACCAGACCGGAAGAGCGACTCTGGATTACCTGGCGACGGAGATAAGGAACGCAGGATCACGCCAGGGTAAGACTTTTGCTGTTCAATTTGTTAACGGTGGAAGCGAAGGGAATAATCCCTGTACTGTCGATACAGATAAAGATGGTTCCGCCAACTCCCCTCCAGATTGCATTACTTTATACACATGGGATATCACACGGGGACAGGACGGAACCGATCTGCCGTCGGTACCCGGCCTGATCGAGGTCGTTCAAAACGATCCGCTCCAGCTAAGATTACCTTCCCAGTGGTTCGACGAGGATACGAATAATTTGATAGGGGAGATCGCCGCAAATCCGGAAATACTTCTGGGTCTCAGGTCACGCACGGCTCTCTGCAACCCCGATAGTACGGTTAACTGCAACCTGGAACCGGAAAAATGCACCGAATGCTCGGTTATTCTGCGTGCGAGCGTCGACGGAAGCACCAAGACTGCGACTATAGATTCGCTCGAGGATATAAAAGTCCATAATCTTCCTGTGTCAACATTCGGCGGGTTTTCGGATTTTATAAACGGTACTGCTGTGAACGGTGTGGACTACGGGTTCCTTCCTACTTTTTCTTCGCAGACGTCCGAAATGACCATAGTCACGTCCAAGACATTGATGGTGGACCTCGCAGATAACGAGCTTCTTCTTCAGCGGAACGGCGGCCAGGTACTCCCGATCGCCGGAGGGGTGAACGCGCCCGGCATCGTCGATTTCCAGCTCGTGTTCAATCTACAGGACTCAAACGGCGGGATTACCAAAGTCGGAGTTCCCCTTGCCGCGAACAACGGTAAGTACCCGGACTTCACGGCTACGGCTTTGAACGGGAGGGAGCAGGACATAAGGTCTGTCGAAATATATATAGTCGTCAAATCCAAGATAAAGCCGCAAAAGATGCAGGGCGGAGAATACACACAGACAATCCCCGCCATAGCGGACGTATTGCAGAGGACCGTCGCTTCGCCGTCGGCTACGACAAACGAGCCTGAGGAAGGTTACACGTACCGCATATTATCCACGACCGTTTATATGAGGAATCATTCAAGAGAGGAGTTCGGCTGA
- a CDS encoding pilus assembly PilX N-terminal domain-containing protein, whose translation MMKLKSLDEKKDSAIAENAPLDICRNEEGVAIIMALIMLLVMSVLATTVSFNSNNDFRAMSNYKQGQEAFLAAEDCVREGRNRFEIIGIEVLYFLLQNKDTVLLGQGGASELLILDEELGNGARCRSGPRLLDSATEGSGQIVEIPPITKTIQRPLKNTSMSTSASGGAGLVPVTFRVTGKDEGDKDIDDVKDTINTGTEVAAGFETFIPGNANQMYSQ comes from the coding sequence ATGATGAAGCTTAAATCACTTGATGAAAAGAAAGATAGTGCAATCGCGGAAAATGCCCCTTTAGACATATGTAGGAATGAAGAGGGCGTCGCGATCATAATGGCATTGATAATGCTCCTTGTGATGTCCGTGCTTGCGACAACTGTGTCCTTCAATTCGAATAACGATTTCCGCGCCATGTCCAATTACAAGCAGGGCCAGGAGGCTTTCCTCGCGGCCGAGGACTGCGTACGGGAGGGGAGGAACAGGTTCGAAATCATCGGGATAGAGGTCCTGTACTTCCTCCTCCAGAATAAAGACACGGTGCTTCTGGGGCAGGGCGGCGCGAGCGAGCTGCTGATACTGGACGAGGAGTTGGGGAACGGAGCCAGGTGCAGGTCGGGCCCAAGGCTCCTCGACAGCGCTACTGAAGGTTCAGGCCAGATCGTCGAAATACCGCCTATAACCAAAACGATACAGAGGCCGCTTAAGAATACGAGCATGTCAACGAGCGCCTCGGGAGGGGCGGGTCTCGTTCCTGTCACATTTCGGGTAACAGGTAAGGACGAAGGGGACAAGGATATAGACGACGTTAAGGATACGATAAATACAGGCACCGAGGTAGCCGCTGGTTTTGAGACATTCATACCCGGAAATGCGAACCAGATGTATTCGCAGTGA
- a CDS encoding pseudouridine synthase yields the protein MIVRLNKYLSMCGVASRRKADELIESGGVKVNGAVVKELGRTVDTDKDRVEVMGNVLEPELKRYVMLYKPKLFITALGEGQDKKQTIEELIKGIPERVFPVGRLDYDAEGLIILTNDGELANRILHPRYELPKVYRARVKGIVNSDAYTRMKAGTELEDGPAKPDWIKIVKHDRESTTVELSFHEGRNHLVKRFFAKFGHPVMQLTRMSVGPVKIGNLERGKWRDLTASELKMLNRALEKGD from the coding sequence TTGATTGTCAGACTGAATAAATATCTCTCCATGTGCGGGGTCGCTTCGAGGAGAAAGGCGGACGAGCTCATAGAGTCAGGCGGCGTGAAGGTAAACGGTGCGGTCGTGAAAGAGCTCGGGCGCACCGTCGATACGGACAAAGACAGAGTCGAGGTGATGGGGAACGTGCTCGAGCCTGAATTAAAAAGGTACGTTATGCTCTACAAGCCCAAGCTCTTCATAACGGCGCTCGGGGAGGGGCAGGACAAGAAACAAACGATAGAGGAGCTCATAAAGGGCATACCGGAGAGGGTATTCCCCGTCGGGAGGCTCGATTACGACGCCGAGGGGCTGATCATACTGACTAACGACGGGGAGCTTGCCAACAGGATACTCCATCCGAGATATGAGCTTCCCAAGGTCTACAGGGCGAGGGTAAAGGGCATCGTAAACAGCGACGCATATACGAGGATGAAGGCCGGGACGGAGCTTGAGGACGGTCCTGCGAAGCCCGACTGGATAAAGATAGTTAAGCACGACAGGGAATCGACCACGGTCGAGCTCTCTTTTCACGAAGGGAGGAACCACCTCGTAAAGAGGTTTTTCGCTAAATTCGGCCATCCCGTCATGCAGCTGACCAGGATGTCCGTAGGCCCAGTTAAGATAGGAAATCTGGAGAGAGGCAAGTGGAGAGACCTCACCGCCTCCGAGCTTAAAATGCTCAACCGCGCTCTCGAAAAGGGGGATTGA